The following proteins are co-located in the Malus sylvestris chromosome 13, drMalSylv7.2, whole genome shotgun sequence genome:
- the LOC126597583 gene encoding uncharacterized protein LOC126597583 isoform X2: MRLIVTTFVGLAFGFLIGVSFPTLSLTKLNLSSSLLPTVDLSYTEDKKSDISSQSLPSSWPSERSKNSSSQDQSLNGKSRIWVPSNPRGAEMLPPGIVAAESDFYLRRLWGKPSEDLTIKPRYLVTFTVGLNQKKNIDAAVKKFSENFTILLFHYDGQTTEWDDLEWSKRAIHISARKQTKWWYAKRFLHPDIVAPYDYIFIWDEDLGVEHFNAEVYLRLVKKHGLEISQPGLEPNKGLTWQMTKRRGDREVHKQTEEKPGWCTDPLLPPCAAFIEIMAPVFSRSAWRCVWHMIQNDLVHGWGLDFALRKCVEPAHEKIGVVDSQWIVHQTVPSLGSQGESQNGKAPWQGVRERCRKEWTMFQMRVANAENAYFKAIGVDPPNSTAH; the protein is encoded by the exons ATGAGGCTTATTGTGACAACTTTTGTAGGTTTAGCTTTTGGATTCTTGATAGGTGTATCCTTTCCAACATTGTCACTAACAAAG CTGAATCTCTCATCCAGCCTTCTTCCAACTGTTGATCTTTCGTACACTGAGGACAAGAAATCAGACATCTCCAGCCAATCACTTCCAAGTTCTTGGCCTTCTGAAAGGAGTAAAAATAGCTCAAGTCAAGATCAGAGTTTGAATGGCAAATCGAGG ATTTGGGTAccatcaaatcctagaggtgcaGAAATGCTACCACCAGGAATTGTTGCAGCTGAGTCAGACTTCTACTTGCGCAGATTATGGGGCAAGCCTAGTGAG GACTTGACCATCAAACCAAGGTACCTTGTGACATTCACTGTGGGTTTGAATCAGAAAAAGAATATTGATGCAGCAGTGAAAAAG TTTTCAGAGAACTTTACAATTCTCCTTTTTCATTACGATGGCCAAACAACTGAGTGGGATGACTTAGAGTGGTCTAAGCGTGCTATACATATTAGTGCTCGTAAGCAGACTAAATG GTGGTATGCCAAGCGGTTTTTGCATCCTGACATTGTGGCGCCATACGACTACATATTTATCTGGGATGAAGACCTGGGAGTAGAGCATTTTAATGCAGAAGT ATACCTAAGACTAGTGAAGAAGCATGGTTTGGAGATTTCACAGCCTGGTTTGGAACCCAACAaaggtttaacatggcagatgaCAAAGAGGAGGGGCGATCGTGAAGTTCATAA ACAAACAGAGGAAAAACCGGGCTGGTGCACTGACCCACTTCTGCCTCCATGTGCAGC CTTTATTGAAATCATGGCTCCAGTATTTTCTCGAAGTGCCTGGCGCTGTGTGTGGCATATGATTCAG AATGACTTGGTCCACGGCTGGGGTCTTGATTTTGCCCTGAGAAAATGTGTAGAG CCTGCGCACGAGAAGATCGGCGTTGTAGATTCTCAGTGGATCGTTCATCAAACTGTTCCTTCATTGGGAAGCCAG GGTGAATCGCAAAATGGAAAGGCGCCATGGCAAGGG GTAAGGGAAAGGTGTAGAAAGGAATGGACGATGTTTCAGATGCGGGTAGCAAATGCAGAAAATGCGTATTTTAAGGCTATCGGTGTAGATCCTCCAAATTCGACAGCCCATTAG
- the LOC126597585 gene encoding probable E3 ubiquitin-protein ligase XERICO has protein sequence MGLSNFPSAAEGVLPLLVMNTVFSVALLKNMARSVLQVMRANINSHTFDENSDGCPEEISRERRISITQFKSFCRNGGKTQCCVCLCGFEAEQEVSELSCKHFFHKGCLEKWFDHNHRTTCPLCRSID, from the coding sequence ATGGGGCTCTCGAATTTCCCAAGTGCAGCAGAAGGCGTGCTGCCATTGCTAGTAATGAACACAGTTTTTTCCGTGGCTCTGCTAAAAAACATGGCAAGATCTGTGCTTCAAGTGATGCGTGCCAATATCAATTCCCACACTTTCGACGAGAACTCAGATGGGTGTCCTGAGGaaatttctagagagagaagaatCTCCATAACACAGTTCAAATCTTTCTGCAGAAACGGGGGAAAAACACAGTGCTGTGTCTGTCTCTGTGGGTTCGAAGCAGAGCAAGAAGTGAGTGAGTTGTCCTGCAAGCACTTCTTCCACAAAGGTTGTCTGGAAAAGTGGTTCGACCACAACCACCGTACAACTTGCCCTCTTTGCCGCTCCATTGACTGA
- the LOC126597583 gene encoding uncharacterized protein LOC126597583 isoform X1, with product MGILSRSAGGKKPNENMRLIVTTFVGLAFGFLIGVSFPTLSLTKLNLSSSLLPTVDLSYTEDKKSDISSQSLPSSWPSERSKNSSSQDQSLNGKSRIWVPSNPRGAEMLPPGIVAAESDFYLRRLWGKPSEDLTIKPRYLVTFTVGLNQKKNIDAAVKKFSENFTILLFHYDGQTTEWDDLEWSKRAIHISARKQTKWWYAKRFLHPDIVAPYDYIFIWDEDLGVEHFNAEVYLRLVKKHGLEISQPGLEPNKGLTWQMTKRRGDREVHKQTEEKPGWCTDPLLPPCAAFIEIMAPVFSRSAWRCVWHMIQNDLVHGWGLDFALRKCVEPAHEKIGVVDSQWIVHQTVPSLGSQGESQNGKAPWQGVRERCRKEWTMFQMRVANAENAYFKAIGVDPPNSTAH from the exons ATGGGAATTCTTTCGCGCAG TGCAGGTGGTAAAAAACCAAATGAGAACATGAGGCTTATTGTGACAACTTTTGTAGGTTTAGCTTTTGGATTCTTGATAGGTGTATCCTTTCCAACATTGTCACTAACAAAG CTGAATCTCTCATCCAGCCTTCTTCCAACTGTTGATCTTTCGTACACTGAGGACAAGAAATCAGACATCTCCAGCCAATCACTTCCAAGTTCTTGGCCTTCTGAAAGGAGTAAAAATAGCTCAAGTCAAGATCAGAGTTTGAATGGCAAATCGAGG ATTTGGGTAccatcaaatcctagaggtgcaGAAATGCTACCACCAGGAATTGTTGCAGCTGAGTCAGACTTCTACTTGCGCAGATTATGGGGCAAGCCTAGTGAG GACTTGACCATCAAACCAAGGTACCTTGTGACATTCACTGTGGGTTTGAATCAGAAAAAGAATATTGATGCAGCAGTGAAAAAG TTTTCAGAGAACTTTACAATTCTCCTTTTTCATTACGATGGCCAAACAACTGAGTGGGATGACTTAGAGTGGTCTAAGCGTGCTATACATATTAGTGCTCGTAAGCAGACTAAATG GTGGTATGCCAAGCGGTTTTTGCATCCTGACATTGTGGCGCCATACGACTACATATTTATCTGGGATGAAGACCTGGGAGTAGAGCATTTTAATGCAGAAGT ATACCTAAGACTAGTGAAGAAGCATGGTTTGGAGATTTCACAGCCTGGTTTGGAACCCAACAaaggtttaacatggcagatgaCAAAGAGGAGGGGCGATCGTGAAGTTCATAA ACAAACAGAGGAAAAACCGGGCTGGTGCACTGACCCACTTCTGCCTCCATGTGCAGC CTTTATTGAAATCATGGCTCCAGTATTTTCTCGAAGTGCCTGGCGCTGTGTGTGGCATATGATTCAG AATGACTTGGTCCACGGCTGGGGTCTTGATTTTGCCCTGAGAAAATGTGTAGAG CCTGCGCACGAGAAGATCGGCGTTGTAGATTCTCAGTGGATCGTTCATCAAACTGTTCCTTCATTGGGAAGCCAG GGTGAATCGCAAAATGGAAAGGCGCCATGGCAAGGG GTAAGGGAAAGGTGTAGAAAGGAATGGACGATGTTTCAGATGCGGGTAGCAAATGCAGAAAATGCGTATTTTAAGGCTATCGGTGTAGATCCTCCAAATTCGACAGCCCATTAG
- the LOC126597579 gene encoding LOW QUALITY PROTEIN: chloroplast sensor kinase, chloroplastic (The sequence of the model RefSeq protein was modified relative to this genomic sequence to represent the inferred CDS: inserted 1 base in 1 codon), translating into MLLLSATTHQHPSISTSTLLFPPISHKLPASLKPNATSTPRPHDLLTINAFSPSSLQNPNPSSPQTIRHVTHSASDGDPDSNSMVSSASAVASAIRRASTSPVDFMQRIEKDQKGGIVLPSPDFQRLCIQQLDLFRRTVDPGALLSVYVRPAGSYVMDRLELRRVICHPGVKASDIVILVGSFSVAAGFRAAEAVLSNHKVEVVAECKAVVFPMVKHPFVVGFLVAELPGMEMPPPPGSVQGEGRDLVCRPTPEEAYALPPSSNVKSWGTPRSLDDHAEPSLRVYKFSAEQISNAINISRSIALAYVMDQKAMLLQQSSWQNNVRMGSLVEQIRGPLSSLRTLSKMLSMHMKRSEISYDIVENIRVQGDHMKDTLQQLQDAVYLTKANIMRSGEHDSTYSYPDSARSRLMNNLPRDSSSIKMQVPSEQHSLNATAKDTEMPMPPLALAPLQQNGIRPCNVSDILVDLVEAVRPLAKNQERVVELNELGNSLQVAVEEPALRQALSNLIESALLRTHSGGKVEIVSSGAPAGGALVVIDDDGPDMHYMTQMHSLTPFGADLFSENMVXRQHDLELCGRADSCS; encoded by the exons ATGCTTCTTCTCTCTGCAACCACCCACCAGCACCCGTCAATTTCCACTTCTACCCTCCTCTTTCCCCCTATTTCCCACAAACTCCCCGCCTCCCTCAAACCCAACGCCACCTCCACTCCCCGACCCCATGACCTCCTCACCATCAACGCCTTCTCCCCCTCCTCCCTCCAAAACCCCAACCCTAGCTCCCCCCAGACCATCCGCCACGTCACTCACTCCGCCTCCGATGGCGACCCCGATTCCAATTCCATGGTCTCCTCCGCCTCCGCCGTCGCCTCCGCCATCCGCAGAGCCTCCACTTCGCCCGTCGACTTCATGCAGAGGATCGAGAAGGACCAGAAGGGCGGCATCGTGCTCCCCAGCCCCGACTTTCAAAGACTCTGCATTCAGCAGTTGGACCTCTTTCGCCGAACCGTCGACCCCGGTGCTCTCCTCTCG gTGTATGTACGACCAGCTGGTAGTTATGTGATGGACCGATTAGAGCTGCGTAGGGTAATTTGCCATCCAGGAGTGAAGGCATCAGACATTGTGATATTAGTCGGAAGTTTTAGTGTTGCTGCTGGTTTTCGCGCCGCAGAGGCCGTGCTCTCCAATCACAAA GTGGAAGTTGTAGCTGAGTGTAAAGCTGTGGTTTTTCCGATGGTGAAGCACCCCTTTGTGGTAGGCTTCTTGGTTGCTGAACTTCCCGGGATGGAAATGCCTCCGCCACCCGGGAGTGTTCAGGGTGAGGGTCGTGATTTGGTTTGCCGCCCGACTCCCGAGGAAGCCTATGCTTTGCCTCCAAGCTCCAATGTCAAATCTTGGGGTACTCCTCGCAGTCTGGATGATCATGCCGAACCATCATTAAGAGTTTACAAGTTTAGTGCTGAGCAGATATCAAATGCAATCAACATTTCTCGGTCTATAGCTTTGGCGTATGTTATGGATCAG AAGGCAATGCTACTCCAGCAGTCATCATGGCAGAATAATGTAAGGATGGGTAGTCTGGTTGAACAA ATTCGTGGTCCTCTTTCTAGCCTTCGAACCTTAAGTAAAATGTTATCCATGCATATGAAGAGGAGTGAG ATTTCTTATGACATTGTTGAAAATATACGGGTGCAAGGCGATCATATGAAAGATACCCTTCAGCAACTCCAGGATGCTGTTTACTTGACCAAG GCTAATATCATGCGCTCTGGTGAACATGATTCAACATATTCCTATCCTGACTCAGCGAGGTCTCGGTTAATGAATAACCTTCCAAGGGATAGTTCCAGCATTAAGATGCAAGTTCCAAGCGAACAACATTCTCTAAATGCCACAGCCAAAGATACGGAGATGCCCATGCCACCCCTAGCCCTTGCTCCTTTACAGCAAAATGGGATTAG ACCATGCAATGTTTCTGATATACTCGTAGATTTGGTTGAAGCTGTACGACCTCTTGCTAAAAACCAGGAGCGTGTGGTAGAACTGAATGAACTTGGAAACTCTTTGCAAGTTGCTGTAGAAGAACCTGCTTTGCGACAGGCTCTGAGCAATTTAATTGAGAGTGCATTACTGCGTACGCACAGTGGGGGAAAGGTAGAAATTGTGTCTTCTGGAGCACCAGCAGGTGGTGCTCTTGTAGTAATTGATGACGATGGGCCTGATATGCACTATATG ACACAAATGCATTCTCTCACTCCTTTTGGAGCCGATCTCTTCTCAGAAAATATGG GAAGACAACATGACCTGGAACTTTGTGGCCGGGCTGACAGTTGCTCGTGA